Genomic DNA from Spartobacteria bacterium:
CACGCGGATCAGAATCCCATCGGCCACCACAATGGCATTATCCACCAGCATCCCCAGCGCAATAATCATGGCTCCGAGAGAGATCATCTGTAAGTCAATTTTAAGCAAATACATACCGATGAATGTCGCAAGAATTGTCAGCAACAGAATCACGCCGATCAACACGCCGCTCTGCCAGCCCATAAAAACCATGAGCAGGAGAACAACAATCAAAACCGCTTCGATCAGATTGACGGCAAACATTTTGACCGAAGCCACCACATTTTTACTCTGGTAATTGATCTCATGCAGTTCCATGCCCGCAGGACTCTTTGATTTCAGCTCCTTCAGCTTGTCTTCGATCGCCTTCCCCATCGTGACCACGTTTCCGCCTTCCACCGTGGAAATACCCAGCCCTACCGCCGGCATCCCGTTAAAACGAAGCATATTGCCCGCAGGCTCTTTATAATCACGATACACACGGGCAATATCACCCAGCCGAACACTGCTCCCGTCTTTCCCCACCATCAGCAATTCAGCGATCAGTGATTCGTCCGTAAAATCACCTGTAGGAGAAATACGCACATAATCGTCATCAATGGTTACATTTCCGCTAGGTGCGACCGCATTCTGTGTTTGCAGCGCACCATAGATCTGTATCGGGGAAAGACCCAGAGAAGCCATTTTGACGCGGTCGAATTCAACATAAATTACTTCCCGCCGTTCTCCCCAGGTATCAATTTTGGCCACATCATCACATTGCAGCAATTCCTTTTTCAGCATATCGGCGTAATCTTTTAATTCCGCCATGCTGTACTGCGGTCCTGTTATGGCAAAGTAAACCCCGTACACGTCACCAAAATCATCATTAACGATAACAGGCCCGGCTCCGGGCGGCAGATAAATGGCCGCATCGCCTACTTTATTGCGCAGTTCGTTCCATATTTCAGGCAGCTGTGCTTTGGGATATTCATCCTTTACATCAACATAGATGATCGACATGCCTTCTTCTGACGTCGAATAAACCTCTTTTACCTGCCCCATGGATTGGACGGCCTGCTCAATCACATCGGTGACTTCTTCTTCCACTTCTTGAGGCGACGCGCCCGGATAGGGAACAGCCACGACAGCTGTTTTGATCGTGAACGCGGGATCTTCTAATCGCCCAAGATGGTTATAACAAAATATACCTGCACCAATCAGAGCGATGGTCAGCACCACCATGACGGTACGTTTTCGTAATGCAAAATCTGCCGGATTCATAGATTGTTCTCCAAAGAATTATGCTTAGTTGCGTGCAGGAACTTCGGCAGAAACAAGCATGCCTTCAGTTACAAAATCCGACCCGGCGGTCACCACCAGATCATTCTTCTTCAATCCCTCAAATACCTGCATATAGGAAGACCCCACAATACTGCCCAGTTTGACGGGCTGTTCATGCACTTTTTCATCTAATGCATCGTATACCCAGACAAAGGAGCCTCCATTGATATCCATCTCCACAGAGTTCACAGGAACCAGCAGTGCTCCCGCGTCCTCTTCACCGGCCCGGGGACGCCAAAGTACCTCGGCCGTCATGCCAGGAAGCATCGTCACGTCTTCCGGTGCATCAAATGCAAATGTCAAAGCGTAGGTCAGCGTGGCGGGATCAGCGGCAGTGCTCCACTCTTCTAAAACGGCATCGCATACCACACCGGCATTGCCCGGCATCACCACCGATGCATGTTCATCCGTGGTCAGTGATGCCTTCAGCATCACACTTTCAGGGATGTAAATCGTTATCTTCTGGCGCTGGATCGAATGCATCGTCAACACAACCTGGCCGGCTCGAACCATTTCAAAATTATTGATTTTTTTGCCAGTTACGATGCCGTAGAATGGGGCTTCCAGTGTCGTGTCATCTAAATTATGCCGTGCAATACCAAGCTGTGCTTCCAGCTCTTTCACACCCGCTTCTGCAGTCAACAGCTGTGTACTGGCCCGATCAAAATCTGCCTGAGGAATAACGCTCTGACTAAAAAGATTTTTCGCCCGTTCAAAATCCTGCTTTGCCTGATCTAACCCGGCCTTCGCTCCCTGCATATGCGCTTCCAATGCGGCCATTCTATCCTCGTAATCACGGGGATCAATCTGCATCAGTTTGTCGCCTTTTTTGACACGGGAACCGGGTTCCACATAGATGCCTGTCAGCGGTCCGCCCACCCGAAAAGCAAGCTGTGCTTTTTCATAGGCTTCCAACTGCCCGGGATACCGCGTCTTCCGCGAATAGTCTACTGCAACGACACGCGCCAAGGCTACGGGACGCGGTGCTGTAAAAACATCCTTTAACTGCACCTTTGGGGTTTTCACCACAGCCTGTGCGCTTTGCTGCACTGCAAAATAGGTTCCAACCGCACCGGCAGACAAACCAATCACTGTGCCTGCAATCAACATCATATTTCCTTTGGTCTTACTCATCTTCTTCTCCTTCAAACACACCATCAATAAATGTTCTAGAAAATCCCAATAACAATAAAATGGACATCGCAATGCGATACTCCAGCTTCTCCAAATATTCGGAACTGTATTCATCCGTACCCAGCTCCTGACCAATCATATCCATATAGTCAGAATGAAAACAAATCGGGGACAAGATCAGTGAAATCAGCTGCAGGATATCTTCCTTATTCAGCGAAGGATCAATCACCGATAATATGTGCGTCAAAACGTGCAAGTGCGGATCCAAAATGGTGGACATCACCTTTTCCGACAAGTCCAGTTCACGGTGCTGCATCAATTGATACACAACCCGATGGTGCCATTGCAATCGCGCCCGATCCTTTATGTGCCCGTCTAAGTGACGATGTACAACCGCACGAATCACCAAAACCTGACCGCGGGCAGTATTCAAAATCGGTTCATACTTTGCTATCAGTTCACTGAGCGGACGTTCCACCCAGTCACAGAGCACGTGCTCAACCAGAGCATCCAGCAAACCGGCCTTACCGCCGAAATGATAGTGAATACTTCCTATATTCACTTTAGCCCGCGACGCAATTGCACGCGTAGTCAACGTCTCAAATCCATACTTTCCAGCCAGTTCCCCCGCCGCACGAATAATATCGTCCCGCGTCGCATCCCCTGCCGCATATCCCCTGCCTCGTTCCTGAGTGTGCTGTACTTTTGTTTTCATGCCGCCCTTATTAGTCGCATGATTAAATTTAGTCAAGTGATTAAATTAATGCGCTTATATAATCCTGTCTTATTATAGATTTACCACTTGACTTCTGATGAATACTACGACATGGTCAGATCATGAAACAGCGTATTAAATATGACTCTTTAGCATACTACCATTGTATGAGCCGTATCGTCGGTCGCCAAATGTTACTGGGTGATGTAGAAAAGGAACATCTGCACCGCCTTATTCGGCGCGTCGAAGGATTTACAGGTGTTCGGGTTCTGACCTATGCACTCATGACAAACCATATACACCTGCTATTGGAGGAACCAGAACGGAACACCTGTATTTCGGATGAATTGTTCAAGACACGGCTACGCTATCTTTATACAGAACAAGAACTCGCGGAGCTCTACGAACGATGGACTATCTGGGAGAGTGATGGGTGCGAACAAGCCGTTCAGGAGGATAAGCAGCGTTATCTGGATCGGATGCACGACATCAGTGAATTCATGAAACAGATCAAACAACGTTTTTCCCGCTGGTATAACAAGAAGAACAACCGTTCAGGAACACTTTGGGATGAACGATTTAAAAGCGTTCTGGTAGAACA
This window encodes:
- a CDS encoding efflux RND transporter periplasmic adaptor subunit, with product MNTVPNIWRSWSIALRCPFYCYWDFLEHLLMVCLKEKKMSKTKGNMMLIAGTVIGLSAGAVGTYFAVQQSAQAVVKTPKVQLKDVFTAPRPVALARVVAVDYSRKTRYPGQLEAYEKAQLAFRVGGPLTGIYVEPGSRVKKGDKLMQIDPRDYEDRMAALEAHMQGAKAGLDQAKQDFERAKNLFSQSVIPQADFDRASTQLLTAEAGVKELEAQLGIARHNLDDTTLEAPFYGIVTGKKINNFEMVRAGQVVLTMHSIQRQKITIYIPESVMLKASLTTDEHASVVMPGNAGVVCDAVLEEWSTAADPATLTYALTFAFDAPEDVTMLPGMTAEVLWRPRAGEEDAGALLVPVNSVEMDINGGSFVWVYDALDEKVHEQPVKLGSIVGSSYMQVFEGLKKNDLVVTAGSDFVTEGMLVSAEVPARN
- a CDS encoding TetR/AcrR family transcriptional regulator — translated: MKTKVQHTQERGRGYAAGDATRDDIIRAAGELAGKYGFETLTTRAIASRAKVNIGSIHYHFGGKAGLLDALVEHVLCDWVERPLSELIAKYEPILNTARGQVLVIRAVVHRHLDGHIKDRARLQWHHRVVYQLMQHRELDLSEKVMSTILDPHLHVLTHILSVIDPSLNKEDILQLISLILSPICFHSDYMDMIGQELGTDEYSSEYLEKLEYRIAMSILLLLGFSRTFIDGVFEGEEDE